One part of the Arabidopsis thaliana chromosome 1 sequence genome encodes these proteins:
- the QUL1 gene encoding QUASIMODO2 LIKE 1 (QUASIMODO2 LIKE 1 (QUL1); INVOLVED IN: biological_process unknown; LOCATED IN: plasma membrane; EXPRESSED IN: cultured cell; CONTAINS InterPro DOMAIN/s: Protein of unknown function DUF248, methyltransferase putative (InterPro:IPR004159); BEST Arabidopsis thaliana protein match is: QUASIMODO2 LIKE 2 (TAIR:AT2G03480.1); Has 35333 Blast hits to 34131 proteins in 2444 species: Archae - 798; Bacteria - 22429; Metazoa - 974; Fungi - 991; Plants - 531; Viruses - 0; Other Eukaryotes - 9610 (source: NCBI BLink).), producing the protein MLLEENQITFHSDDGLIFDGVKDYAFQIAEMIGLGSDTEFPQAGIRTVLDIGCGFGSFGAHLVSLNVMPICIAEYETSGSQVQLALERGLPAMIGNFFSKQLPYPALSFDMVHCAQCGITWDIKDAMLLLEVDRVLKPGGYFVLTSPTSKAQGNSPDTKKTSISTRVDELSKKICWSLSGQQDETFLWQKTADPNCYSSRSQASIPVCKDDDSVPYYHPLVPCISGTKSKRWIPIQNRSRASGTSLSELEIHGIKPEEFDEDIQVWRSALKNYWSLLTPLIFSDHPKRPGDEDPVPPFYMIRNAMDMNARYGNLNQALLNQGKSVWVMNVVPVKARNTLPIILDRGFTGALHDWCEPFPTYPRTYDMLHANELLTHLSSERCSLMDLFLEMDRILRPEGWVVLSDKLGVIEMARTLAARVRWEARVIDIQDGSDQRLLVCQKPLLKK; encoded by the exons ATGTTGCTTGAAGAGAATCAAATTACGTTTCACTCGGATGATGGCTTGATCTTTGATGGGGTTAAAGATTACGCTTTTCAAATTGCTGAGATGATTGGATTAGGAAGCGATACTGAGTTTCCTCAAGCTGGT ATACGGACTGTGTTGGACATCGGTTGCGGATTTGGTAGCTTTGGTGCACATCTAGTGTCTTTGAACGTGATGCCTATATGTATAGCAGAGTATGAGACAAGTGGAAGCCAAGTCCAATTAGCTCTAGAGAGAGGCCTTCCTGCAATGATTGGAAATTTCTTTTCGAAACAGCTTCCATATCCAGCTTTATCATTTGACATGGTCCACTGTGCTCAATGTGGGATTACTTGGGATATAAAAG ATGCAATGCTACTTTTAGAAGTGGATCGTGTTCTCAAGCCTGGgggttattttgttttgacctCTCCTACAAGCAAAGCACAGGGAAATTCTCCTGAtactaagaaaacaagtatCTCAACACGAGTGGATGAGTTATCTAAGAAAATCTGCTGGAGTCTCTCAGGTCAGCAAGATGAGACGTTTCTTTGGCAGAAAACAGCAGACCCAAATTGCTACTCATCTCG CTCGCAAGCTTCTATACCTGTTTGCAAAGATGATGATAGTGTTCCATATTACCATCCTCTTGTTCCATGTATAAGTGGAACCAAGAGTAAACGCTGGATTCCTATTCAGAATAGGTCTAGAGCTTCAGGAACAAGTTTGTCTGAGCTTGAAATTCATG GTATTAAACCTGAAGAATTCGATGAGGATATACAAGTATGGAGATCAGCCCTTAAAAACTATTGGTCCTTGCTTACACCTTTGATTTTCTCAGACCACCCAAAAAGACCTGGCGATGAAGATCCTGTCCCACCTTTTTACATGATACGCAATGCTATGGACATGAATGCTCGTTATGGGAATCTGAATCAGGCCTTACTTAACCAAGGGAAATCAGTTTGGGTGATGAATGTTGTCCCAGTCAAAGCACGTAATACTCTTCCTATAATACTTGATCGAGGTTTTACCGGCGCTCTACATGACTG GTGTGAACCATTCCCTACCTATCCTCGAACATATGACATGCTTCATGCCAATGAACTTCTCACACATCTTAGCTCAGAACGGTGCAGCCTAATGGACTTGTTCTTGGAAATGGACCGGATTCTCCGCCCTGAG GGATGGGTTGTGCTAAGTGATAAGCTTGGAGTGATAGAGATGGCGCGTACACTTGCTGCTCGTGTACGCTGGGAAGCAAGAGTCATCGATATTCAAGACGGTAGTGACCAACGGCTCCTTGTTTGTCAAAAaccat
- the DRL1 gene encoding KTI12-like, chromatin associated protein (DEFORMED ROOTS AND LEAVES 1 (DRL1); CONTAINS InterPro DOMAIN/s: Chromatin associated protein KTI12 (InterPro:IPR013641); Has 345 Blast hits to 340 proteins in 174 species: Archae - 7; Bacteria - 2; Metazoa - 117; Fungi - 134; Plants - 50; Viruses - 0; Other Eukaryotes - 35 (source: NCBI BLink).) encodes MALVVICGQPCSGKSIAAVTLAETLKESETKQSVRIIDEASFHLDRNQNYANMPAEKNLRGKLRSDVDRSVSTGEIVIVDSLNSIKGYRYELWCIARAAGIRYCVVYCDVDEAHCRQWNKERSDRGEDGYDDGIFEDLVRRFEKPERRNRWDSPLFELYPSREVIDKSSPVILEAVTYLTKTVDSKTQDVRILQPSIATQAARFSEANSLYELDRATQEIINAIVEQQSLGAAISRVTLGNELPPIEICRPIGLPELRRLRRTFVKLMGQSSLSGPPLPTDADSAKRRFVDYLNREFGGNNA; translated from the coding sequence ATGGCGCTAGTTGTGATTTGTGGGCAACCTTGTAGTGGTAAGTCAATAGCTGCAGTAACTTTAGCTGAAACATTGAAAGAGTCTGAAACGAAACAGAGTGTTAGGATCATCGATGAGGCTTCGTTTCATCTAGACCGCAACCAAAACTATGCTAACATGCCTGCTGAGAAGAATCTGAGAGGAAAGCTTAGGTCAGATGTTGATAGATCAGTTTCGACAGGCGAGATTGTTATTGTAGATTCCTTGAATAGTATCAAAGGTTACAGATATGAGCTATGGTGTATCGCTCGTGCTGCTGGGATTAGGTATTGTGTTGTTTATTGTGATGTAGATGAAGCTCATTGTAGGCAATGGAATAAGGAACGGAGTGATAGAGGTGAAGATGGATATGACGATGGTATATTCGAAGATCTGGTTAGAAGATTTGAGAAACCTGAGAGAAGAAACCGATGGGATTCACCTCTCTTTGAGCTATACCCTTCTCGTGAAGTTATAGACAAATCCTCTCCTGTGATTTTAGAGGCTGTGACTTATCTAACCAAGACTGTTGACTCCAAAACCCAAGATGTGAGAATTCTCCAACCAAGTATTGCCACTCAGGCTGCTAGATTTTCAGAAGCAAATTCTCTTTACGAGTTGGACAGAGCGACACAAGAAATCATCAACGCGATTGTGGAACAACAATCACTGGGCGCGGCTATAAGCAGAGTTACTCTTGGCAATGAACTACCTCCGATTGAAATCTGCAGACCGATTGGGCTACCGGAGCTAAGGAGGCTTCGAAGAACGTTTGTTAAATTGATGGGTCAATCGAGTCTAAGCGGTCCACCGTTACCAACTGATGCAGACAGTGCAAAGAGACGTTTTGTGGATTACTTGAACAGAGAGTTTGGAGGTAATAACGCTTGA
- a CDS encoding ELM2 domain-containing protein (ELM2 domain-containing protein; FUNCTIONS IN: DNA binding; INVOLVED IN: biological_process unknown; EXPRESSED IN: 24 plant structures; EXPRESSED DURING: 15 growth stages; CONTAINS InterPro DOMAIN/s: SANT, DNA-binding (InterPro:IPR001005), ELM2 (InterPro:IPR000949); BEST Arabidopsis thaliana protein match is: ELM2 domain-containing protein (TAIR:AT2G03470.2); Has 146 Blast hits to 146 proteins in 14 species: Archae - 0; Bacteria - 0; Metazoa - 0; Fungi - 0; Plants - 145; Viruses - 0; Other Eukaryotes - 1 (source: NCBI BLink).), with protein sequence MGFKRTFDAEDVQELNVKNGRQISYCNKLAKLDEGVPYRLSLEKPGVVGYDISDLYGYKCEDNVDKGFETNAPFSWITTGLSEEDSQSGATIQSTISHESPESDIPWRPVCSGEEDGYWCPISPRKTVPIGSDYQADIPECVKEEANDQSGQGVGYDEEQVTGKCVIPMPDCETEVCKIGKGRKECICLDKGSIRCVQQHIMENREDLFATIGYDRCLDIGLCEMGEEVAARLTEDEEDLFHEIVYSNPVSMDRDFWKHLKSAFPSRTMKEIVSYYFNVFILRRRAIQNRSKSLDVDSDDDEWQVEYDNTFYGAETPSDDKAEKSLSRDEGEEVNANEDSYMSFENQSNAIYSRCPVRNREESNIGNYWRHCNDLVDQSYSFDPCDSILPDHCWTKNIDLLPTSNIIDEIFGQDHPWDDFSRGK encoded by the exons ATGGGTTTCAAGCGAACGTTTGACGCTGAAGATGTTCAAGAGCTCAACGTTAAGAATGGAAGACAGATTAGTTACTGTAATAAGCTGGCCAAACTAGATGAAGGAGTTCCATATCGTCTTTCACTGGAGAAGCCAGGTGTCGTAG GATATGATATAAGTGATCTCTACGGGTATAAATGTGAGGATAACGTTGACAAGGGGTTTGAGACCAATGCGCCTTTCTCTTGGATCACAACTGGTTTGTCTGAGGAGGATTCTCAGTCTGGAGCTACGATTCAGTCTACCATTTCTCATGAATCTCCTGAGTCAGATATACCTTGGAGACCGGTTTGCTCTGGGGAAGAAGATGGCTATTGGTGTCCGATTTCTCCTAGAAAAACGGTTCCAATCGGGTCAGATTACCAGGCTGATATTCCTGAATGTGTCAAGGAAGAGGCAAATGATCAGTCGGGTCAAGGTGTTGGTTACGATGAAGAACAAGTGACAGGGAAGTGCGTAATTCCAATGCCTGACTGTGAAACCGAGGTCTGCAAGATTGGTAAAGGAAGAAAGGAATGCATTTGCCTGGATAAAGGTTCCATCAGATGTGTACAGCAGCATATTATGGAAAACAGGGAAGATTTGTTTGCAACTATTGGGTACGACAGGTGTCTGGATATAGGTCTTTGTGAAATGGGGGAGGAAGTTGCTGCTAGACTAACTGAAGACGAGGAAGATCTGTTTCATGAGATTGTTTACTCCAATCCGGTTTCAATGGACCGGGATTTCTGGAAACACCTAAAGTCTGCGTTTCCTTCACGAACCATGAAGGAAATTGTGAGCTATTATTTCAATGTCTTTATCCTGCGAAGACGAGCTATCCAGAACCGTTCTAAAAGCCTGGATGttgatagtgatgatgatgagtggCAAGTAGAGTATGACAACACCTTTTATGGTGCTGAAACTCCATCAGATGACAAAGCCGAAAAAAGCCTCTCAAGAGACGAAGGAGAAGAGGTTAATGCTAATGAAGATTCGTACATGTCCTTTGAGAATCAGTCCAACGCAATCTACTCTCGATGTCCAGTTAGAAATAGAGAAGAATCCAACATTGGGAATTACTGGCGCCACTGCAATGATCTTGTGGATCAGTCGTATTCATTTGATCCTTGTGATTCAATACTGCCAGATCATTGTTGGACTAAGAACATTGATCTGCTTCCAACTTCAAACATTATCGACGAAATCTTTGGTCAAGACCACCCATGGGATGATTTCTCCAGAGGGAAGTAA
- a CDS encoding ELM2 domain-containing protein — protein sequence MLISFKSFLRMGFKRTFDAEDVQELNVKNGRQISYCNKLAKLDEGVPYRLSLEKPGVVGYDISDLYGYKCEDNVDKGFETNAPFSWITTGLSEEDSQSGATIQSTISHESPESDIPWRPVCSGEEDGYWCPISPRKTVPIGSDYQADIPECVKEEANDQSGQGVGYDEEQVTGKCVIPMPDCETEVCKIGKGRKECICLDKGSIRCVQQHIMENREDLFATIGYDRCLDIGLCEMGEEVAARLTEDEEDLFHEIVYSNPVSMDRDFWKHLKSAFPSRTMKEIVSYYFNVFILRRRAIQNRSKSLDVDSDDDEWQVEYDNTFYGAETPSDDKAEKSLSRDEGEEVNANEDSYMSFENQSNAIYSRCPVRNREESNIGNYWRHCNDLVDQSYSFDPCDSILPDHCWTKNIDLLPTSNIIDEIFGQDHPWDDFSRGK from the exons atgttgaTTTCCTTCAAAA GTTTTTTAAGAATGGGTTTCAAGCGAACGTTTGACGCTGAAGATGTTCAAGAGCTCAACGTTAAGAATGGAAGACAGATTAGTTACTGTAATAAGCTGGCCAAACTAGATGAAGGAGTTCCATATCGTCTTTCACTGGAGAAGCCAGGTGTCGTAG GATATGATATAAGTGATCTCTACGGGTATAAATGTGAGGATAACGTTGACAAGGGGTTTGAGACCAATGCGCCTTTCTCTTGGATCACAACTGGTTTGTCTGAGGAGGATTCTCAGTCTGGAGCTACGATTCAGTCTACCATTTCTCATGAATCTCCTGAGTCAGATATACCTTGGAGACCGGTTTGCTCTGGGGAAGAAGATGGCTATTGGTGTCCGATTTCTCCTAGAAAAACGGTTCCAATCGGGTCAGATTACCAGGCTGATATTCCTGAATGTGTCAAGGAAGAGGCAAATGATCAGTCGGGTCAAGGTGTTGGTTACGATGAAGAACAAGTGACAGGGAAGTGCGTAATTCCAATGCCTGACTGTGAAACCGAGGTCTGCAAGATTGGTAAAGGAAGAAAGGAATGCATTTGCCTGGATAAAGGTTCCATCAGATGTGTACAGCAGCATATTATGGAAAACAGGGAAGATTTGTTTGCAACTATTGGGTACGACAGGTGTCTGGATATAGGTCTTTGTGAAATGGGGGAGGAAGTTGCTGCTAGACTAACTGAAGACGAGGAAGATCTGTTTCATGAGATTGTTTACTCCAATCCGGTTTCAATGGACCGGGATTTCTGGAAACACCTAAAGTCTGCGTTTCCTTCACGAACCATGAAGGAAATTGTGAGCTATTATTTCAATGTCTTTATCCTGCGAAGACGAGCTATCCAGAACCGTTCTAAAAGCCTGGATGttgatagtgatgatgatgagtggCAAGTAGAGTATGACAACACCTTTTATGGTGCTGAAACTCCATCAGATGACAAAGCCGAAAAAAGCCTCTCAAGAGACGAAGGAGAAGAGGTTAATGCTAATGAAGATTCGTACATGTCCTTTGAGAATCAGTCCAACGCAATCTACTCTCGATGTCCAGTTAGAAATAGAGAAGAATCCAACATTGGGAATTACTGGCGCCACTGCAATGATCTTGTGGATCAGTCGTATTCATTTGATCCTTGTGATTCAATACTGCCAGATCATTGTTGGACTAAGAACATTGATCTGCTTCCAACTTCAAACATTATCGACGAAATCTTTGGTCAAGACCACCCATGGGATGATTTCTCCAGAGGGAAGTAA
- the QUL1 gene encoding QUASIMODO2 LIKE 1 (QUASIMODO2 LIKE 1 (QUL1); INVOLVED IN: biological_process unknown; LOCATED IN: plasma membrane; EXPRESSED IN: cultured cell; CONTAINS InterPro DOMAIN/s: Protein of unknown function DUF248, methyltransferase putative (InterPro:IPR004159); BEST Arabidopsis thaliana protein match is: QUASIMODO2 LIKE 2 (TAIR:AT2G03480.1); Has 1203 Blast hits to 1184 proteins in 159 species: Archae - 7; Bacteria - 235; Metazoa - 0; Fungi - 10; Plants - 903; Viruses - 0; Other Eukaryotes - 48 (source: NCBI BLink).) → MKVASVIGLRPRISGLLFLTLGVIALITILVPNSDSSSTTSTTRVPPSNIYSNYGRVKEQAAVDYLDLRFFSLGVNRLKEFPLCGKERDNYVPCYNVTESDRNCEFAREEERCLVRPPRDYKIPLRWPVGRDIIWTGNVKITKDQFLSSGTMTKRLMLLEENQITFHSDDGLIFDGVKDYAFQIAEMIGLGSDTEFPQAGIRTVLDIGCGFGSFGAHLVSLNVMPICIAEYETSGSQVQLALERGLPAMIGNFFSKQLPYPALSFDMVHCAQCGITWDIKDAMLLLEVDRVLKPGGYFVLTSPTSKAQGNSPDTKKTSISTRVDELSKKICWSLSGQQDETFLWQKTADPNCYSSRSQASIPVCKDDDSVPYYHPLVPCISGTKSKRWIPIQNRSRASGTSLSELEIHGIKPEEFDEDIQVWRSALKNYWSLLTPLIFSDHPKRPGDEDPVPPFYMIRNAMDMNARYGNLNQALLNQGKSVWVMNVVPVKARNTLPIILDRGFTGALHDWCEPFPTYPRTYDMLHANELLTHLSSERCSLMDLFLEMDRILRPEGWVVLSDKLGVIEMARTLAARVRWEARVIDIQDGSDQRLLVCQKPLLKK, encoded by the exons ATGAAGGTTGCCTCAGTTATTGGTCTTAGACCAAGGATCAGTGGTTTACTTTTCTTAACCCTCGGTGTTATTGCTCTCATTACCATTTTAGTACCaaattcagattcttcttctacaactTCAACTACGCGAGTACCGCCAAGCAACATTTATAGTAACTATGGGAGGGTTAAGGAACAAGCAGCTGTTGATTATCTAGATCTAAGGTTTTTCTCCTTAGGGGTTAATCGGTTAAAAGAGTTTCCTTTATGTGgtaaagaaagagacaatTATGTTCCTTGTTATAACGTAACAGAGAGTGATCGGAATTGTGAGTTTGcaagagaagaggaaagatgTCTAGTTCGTCCTCCAAGGGATTATAAGATACCACTTAGATGGCCTGTTGGTAGAGATATCATATGGACTGGGAATGTGAAGATTACTAAAGATCAGTTTCTTTCATCAGGAACTATGACTAAAAG GCTAATGTTGCTTGAAGAGAATCAAATTACGTTTCACTCGGATGATGGCTTGATCTTTGATGGGGTTAAAGATTACGCTTTTCAAATTGCTGAGATGATTGGATTAGGAAGCGATACTGAGTTTCCTCAAGCTGGT ATACGGACTGTGTTGGACATCGGTTGCGGATTTGGTAGCTTTGGTGCACATCTAGTGTCTTTGAACGTGATGCCTATATGTATAGCAGAGTATGAGACAAGTGGAAGCCAAGTCCAATTAGCTCTAGAGAGAGGCCTTCCTGCAATGATTGGAAATTTCTTTTCGAAACAGCTTCCATATCCAGCTTTATCATTTGACATGGTCCACTGTGCTCAATGTGGGATTACTTGGGATATAAAAG ATGCAATGCTACTTTTAGAAGTGGATCGTGTTCTCAAGCCTGGgggttattttgttttgacctCTCCTACAAGCAAAGCACAGGGAAATTCTCCTGAtactaagaaaacaagtatCTCAACACGAGTGGATGAGTTATCTAAGAAAATCTGCTGGAGTCTCTCAGGTCAGCAAGATGAGACGTTTCTTTGGCAGAAAACAGCAGACCCAAATTGCTACTCATCTCG CTCGCAAGCTTCTATACCTGTTTGCAAAGATGATGATAGTGTTCCATATTACCATCCTCTTGTTCCATGTATAAGTGGAACCAAGAGTAAACGCTGGATTCCTATTCAGAATAGGTCTAGAGCTTCAGGAACAAGTTTGTCTGAGCTTGAAATTCATG GTATTAAACCTGAAGAATTCGATGAGGATATACAAGTATGGAGATCAGCCCTTAAAAACTATTGGTCCTTGCTTACACCTTTGATTTTCTCAGACCACCCAAAAAGACCTGGCGATGAAGATCCTGTCCCACCTTTTTACATGATACGCAATGCTATGGACATGAATGCTCGTTATGGGAATCTGAATCAGGCCTTACTTAACCAAGGGAAATCAGTTTGGGTGATGAATGTTGTCCCAGTCAAAGCACGTAATACTCTTCCTATAATACTTGATCGAGGTTTTACCGGCGCTCTACATGACTG GTGTGAACCATTCCCTACCTATCCTCGAACATATGACATGCTTCATGCCAATGAACTTCTCACACATCTTAGCTCAGAACGGTGCAGCCTAATGGACTTGTTCTTGGAAATGGACCGGATTCTCCGCCCTGAG GGATGGGTTGTGCTAAGTGATAAGCTTGGAGTGATAGAGATGGCGCGTACACTTGCTGCTCGTGTACGCTGGGAAGCAAGAGTCATCGATATTCAAGACGGTAGTGACCAACGGCTCCTTGTTTGTCAAAAaccat
- a CDS encoding ELM2 domain-containing protein: protein MGFKRTFDAEDVQELNVKNGRQISYCNKLAKLDEGVPYRLSLEKPGVVAGYDISDLYGYKCEDNVDKGFETNAPFSWITTGLSEEDSQSGATIQSTISHESPESDIPWRPVCSGEEDGYWCPISPRKTVPIGSDYQADIPECVKEEANDQSGQGVGYDEEQVTGKCVIPMPDCETEVCKIGKGRKECICLDKGSIRCVQQHIMENREDLFATIGYDRCLDIGLCEMGEEVAARLTEDEEDLFHEIVYSNPVSMDRDFWKHLKSAFPSRTMKEIVSYYFNVFILRRRAIQNRSKSLDVDSDDDEWQVEYDNTFYGAETPSDDKAEKSLSRDEGEEVNANEDSYMSFENQSNAIYSRCPVRNREESNIGNYWRHCNDLVDQSYSFDPCDSILPDHCWTKNIDLLPTSNIIDEIFGQDHPWDDFSRGK from the exons ATGGGTTTCAAGCGAACGTTTGACGCTGAAGATGTTCAAGAGCTCAACGTTAAGAATGGAAGACAGATTAGTTACTGTAATAAGCTGGCCAAACTAGATGAAGGAGTTCCATATCGTCTTTCACTGGAGAAGCCAGGTGTCGTAG CAGGATATGATATAAGTGATCTCTACGGGTATAAATGTGAGGATAACGTTGACAAGGGGTTTGAGACCAATGCGCCTTTCTCTTGGATCACAACTGGTTTGTCTGAGGAGGATTCTCAGTCTGGAGCTACGATTCAGTCTACCATTTCTCATGAATCTCCTGAGTCAGATATACCTTGGAGACCGGTTTGCTCTGGGGAAGAAGATGGCTATTGGTGTCCGATTTCTCCTAGAAAAACGGTTCCAATCGGGTCAGATTACCAGGCTGATATTCCTGAATGTGTCAAGGAAGAGGCAAATGATCAGTCGGGTCAAGGTGTTGGTTACGATGAAGAACAAGTGACAGGGAAGTGCGTAATTCCAATGCCTGACTGTGAAACCGAGGTCTGCAAGATTGGTAAAGGAAGAAAGGAATGCATTTGCCTGGATAAAGGTTCCATCAGATGTGTACAGCAGCATATTATGGAAAACAGGGAAGATTTGTTTGCAACTATTGGGTACGACAGGTGTCTGGATATAGGTCTTTGTGAAATGGGGGAGGAAGTTGCTGCTAGACTAACTGAAGACGAGGAAGATCTGTTTCATGAGATTGTTTACTCCAATCCGGTTTCAATGGACCGGGATTTCTGGAAACACCTAAAGTCTGCGTTTCCTTCACGAACCATGAAGGAAATTGTGAGCTATTATTTCAATGTCTTTATCCTGCGAAGACGAGCTATCCAGAACCGTTCTAAAAGCCTGGATGttgatagtgatgatgatgagtggCAAGTAGAGTATGACAACACCTTTTATGGTGCTGAAACTCCATCAGATGACAAAGCCGAAAAAAGCCTCTCAAGAGACGAAGGAGAAGAGGTTAATGCTAATGAAGATTCGTACATGTCCTTTGAGAATCAGTCCAACGCAATCTACTCTCGATGTCCAGTTAGAAATAGAGAAGAATCCAACATTGGGAATTACTGGCGCCACTGCAATGATCTTGTGGATCAGTCGTATTCATTTGATCCTTGTGATTCAATACTGCCAGATCATTGTTGGACTAAGAACATTGATCTGCTTCCAACTTCAAACATTATCGACGAAATCTTTGGTCAAGACCACCCATGGGATGATTTCTCCAGAGGGAAGTAA